The following nucleotide sequence is from Pasteurella multocida.
CAAATTGTAACAATTTAATCGCCAACAAGCGCTCTTTTTCATTGCTGAGCACAACAGGACTTTCGCTAAGATCCTGTTCATTTAGTTCACTACGATTGAAGATAGAGCGAATACGGGTATAGGCATATTGCATATACGGTGCGGTATTCCCTTCAAAGCTGAGCATATTATCCCAATCAAACACATAATCTGTAGTTCGATTTTTAGAGAGGTCAGCATATTTGACAGAACCAATCGCAACCGCTTCAATGACCGCCGCTTTTTCTTGTGCGGAAAGTGCGGTGCTTTTTTCCTGAATTAATTGGGTGGCACGTTCAACTGCTTCGTCGAGTAAATCTGCCAGTTTTACCGTTCCCCCAGTACGCGTTTTGAAAGGCTTTCCGTCTTTGCCTAACATCATCCCAAAGTTTTTATGTTCTAATTGGAAGCTGTCTGGCACATAACCTGCTTTACGTGTGATTAACCAAGCCTGTTGCATATGTTGGCTTTGACGTGTATCTGAAAATACCAGTGCGCGATCCGCTTTTAACGTTTCATAGCGGTATTTGGCTGCCGCAATATCTGTGGTGGTGTACAGAAATCCGCCATCTTTTTTCTGGACAATCACCCCCATTGGTTCCCCTTCTTTATTTTTAAACTCATCAAGGTAAACCACGAATGCCCCTTCGTCTTCAACGGCAAGACCTTGTTGTTTCAGATCCGCGACGATATCGGACAACATGGGATTGTATAAACTTTCTCCCATGACATCCTTTTCGGTCAATGTGACATTTAAGCGGTCATAATTGTGTTGATTTTGTTGCATGGTGATATCAACTAATTTTTTCCACATAGTGCGACAATATTCATCACCACTTTGTAATTTCACCACATAGTTACGCGCTTTTTCCGCAAAAACGGGGTCCGAGTCATAATGTTCTTTCGCCGCACGATAGAAGGCTTCTAAATCGCTCAGTTCCATTTCACTGGCACTTTCATTTTCAACTTTTTCTAGGTAAGCAATCAACATACCGAATTGGGTTCCCCAGTCACCCACATGGTTAGCACGAATCACTTTATTACCTAAAAATTCGAGTGTTCGTACGACAGCATCACCAATGATAGTGGAGCGTAAGTGACCCACATGCATTTCTTTGGCAACATTTGGTGAGGAATAATCGGCAACAACGGTTTGTGTTTCTGTGGCTTGGATACCGAGTTTGTCATCGTTGACGGCAAGGCTGATTTGTTCAGCTAACCAATTTTTATCTAAGAAAAGATTAATAAAACCAGGACCCGCGATTTCGATTTTTTCAGCTATTTCGCTTAAATCAAGTTGTTCGATAACTTGTTGTGCGAATTCACGCGGATTACGTCCAAGCTTTTTCGCTGCCGCCATAATGCCATTAGCTTGATAGTCACCAAATTGTACTTTTGCTGATTGGCGAACTAAAGCATCGGATTGGGTATCTGCACCGCTAGCAATCATGGCTTGTTGAATTTTATGAGATAAAATAGATTGAATATTCACCGTTTTATACCTAAGAATAACAATTAATAAAATAATCGGTTATGATACCGTTCTTTCCTTATTCAGAAAAGATAAAGCGAGAAAAAATGATAACTTTTAATCCTTCACATGATTTATGCAATCAATATGCTGAACATTTCGTACAATTTCGTACCTTTGAACACAATATTCAGCAATTAGCAGAAATCATGCACTTAGATCTTTCTCAATATGAAATCGATCACATTGCATTGCGTGTTAACACGGAACAAAGTGCAAAATATTGGCTGACACTCTTATTAAAATACGGTACAATTTTGTCCGATAATCTGGTGAATGGACGGATTATTTATTTGATCAAGTTAGATAGCCCCTTGCTGTTTTTGGGACAATCTATTGATGTTATTGAATTACCTTTTCCTAAAAATAAGAGTTATCTCGTTGAAGGATGGGAACATATTGAAATTGTGATGCCATTTTTGCCACATGAAACGGTAGAAAAATGGGTTGCGCGGATCAATCATACGTTTTTATGGGAACTATCGGATAATTTAAACGTCAAATTGAGTGAACCTCGAGTGGAAGGCGAACAATTACTTAATCCATCGATTGCCGTCAGCTTTGTGGATAAGCAACACAATCCTACTTGTATTAAAGTTCACCCTTATCACATAAAAAAAATTATTGAGGCTGAGTAAAATGAAGAAAGCAGCGGTATTAGCAGTGGTATTAAGTTTAGGATTAGCAGGCTGTAGTAAAAATTATAATGACCAATATCATGGTAATGGTTATCGTGCAGAAATCACTATTTAGTGAATACAATGGCGAAAATTTAACCTTAACTGTGCGTAAAAATAATTGCGAACATGAAGATGGTCCAATTGAAACAATACAAATTGGACATAAATACGATTCAACTTTGGTTGTCGGTGCTTGTGTTCGAGTACTTGACAATAATGAAGGATTAAAGAACATTTCTACCTTTAATCCAAGATCACCTTTATAATAATTCTATTTTTAAAGTAGGAGTTCTATGAAAAAAGTAACATTTGCCTTAGCTATTTTAATGAGTTTAGGCTTAGCAGGTTGCGCTAACACCGACATTTACAGTGGTAATGTGTACGAAGGTAATCAAGCAAAAGAAGTACGTTCAATTTCTTATGGTACGATTGTTTCTAGTCGTCCTGTCAAAATTCAAGCTGATAGCCAAGGAGTTCTTGGTGGCTTTGGTGGCGGTGCGCTAGGGGGTATCGTAGGTTCTGGTATCGGTGGTGGTACTGGTCAAATGATTGCAACGACAGTTGGAGCAATTGCTGGTGCAGTTATTGGCGCGAAAGCGGAAGAAAAATTGAACCAAGTAGATTCTTTAGAATTAGTGATCAAAAAAGACAACGGACAAGAAATCGTTGTTGTACAAAAATATGATCAAAGCTTAGTTCCAGGTGCGCGTGTGCGTATCGTAGGTGGTTCTAAAGTGAATGTATCTGTGATTCATTAAGATTTCTTTTATTCATGAAAAGGCTTTCAGTAACTTAACTGAAGGCCTTTTTCTTTTACTCTTAGAAACAGATTATTGGCAATATTTCTATAATTTCTTTCACAATACATGTTAGAATTATTCGATTTTTTATTTCGTTTTTGTTAATTCAGTAAGGTTAAGGAATGAAACCCACAATTATCAGTAAATTAGAAAGTTTGAAAGAGCGCCACGAGGAGCTAGAAGCACTATTGGGTGAGGCTTCTGTTATCAGTGATCAAGATAAATTTCGAGCTTACTCAAAAGAATATGCACAATTAGAAGATGTGGTGAAATGTTTTGCTCGTTGGAATCAATTAAACAGTAATATGGAAGAAGCGCAACTTTTACTCGATGATCCTAGCATGAAAGAAATGGCGCAAGAAGAAATTGAAGCATGTAAAACAGAAATCGAACAAGTTGAACAACAATTACAAATTTTATTGCTGCCAAAAGATCCAAATGATGAATATAACTGCTATCTAGAAATTCGTGCTGGAACAGGTGGGGATGAAGCCGGGATTTTTGCTGGCGATTTATTCCGTATGTATAGCCGTTATGCAGAAAGTAAACGTTGGAAAGTAGAAGTATTAAGTGCCAATGAAAGTGAGCAGGGTGGTTATAAAGAAATTATTGTGAAGGTCAATGGTGAAGGTGTTTATGGGCAATTAAAATTTGAGTCAGGTGGTCACCGTGTTCAGCGTGTTCCTAAGACCGAATCACAAGGCCGCATTCATACCTCTGCTTGTACCGTTGCTGTGATGCCAGAGTTACCTGAGTCTGAGTTACCAGAAATCAATCCATCTGATTTACGTATTGATACTTACCGTTCTTCAGGGGCGGGTGGTCAGCACGTGAATACCACAGATTCGGCGGTGCGTATTACTCATATTCCAACGGGAATTGTGGTCGAGTGTCAAGATGAGCGTTCGCAGCATAAAAACAAAGCGAAAGCCATGTCTGTATTAGCTTCACGTATTGTTCAGGCGGAAAAAGAACGTCAAGAGCAAGCTCAAGCGGATACCCGTCGTAATTTATTGGGTTCTGGTGACCGATCAGACAAAATCCGCACCTACAACTATCCACAAGGTCGTGTGACAGATCACCGTATTAACTTAACGGTTTACCGCTTAGATGAAGTGATGAATGGTAAAATTGATGAATTAATTCAACCAATTATTACTGAATATCAAGCAGATCAACTTGCTGCCTTGTCAGAGCAAGCCTAATAGATATTAAAGCGAAATCTGTAGGTGATGGATATAAACATATTCAAATGATTAAATAATGACGTATCAAGAATGGCGACAATTCGCTGAACATGTATTGATGAAAAATAAGGAGAACGATCCTTTTTTAGATGTAAAAAGTGAGAGTGTTCTCTTATTACAAACCGTCACTAAACGTTCAAAAGCGAGTATTCTCGCTTTTTCAGAAACAGTGCTAACGGAAGTAGAATTACAGCAGTTAGCACAACTTTTAATGCGTCGTGCTAAAGGTGAGCCGATTGCCTATATTCTCGGGGAAAAAGCATTTTGGTCATTGTCATTGAAAGTGTCAGAACACACGTTGATTCCTCGTCCAGATACTGAAGTTTTAGTGGAGCATGCGTTAGACTTCGCAAAACAACGAGTGACTTCAGCGCACGTTTCCGGCGAACTTTCAATACTCGATTTAGGCACAGGAACGGGGGCAATTGCATTAGCCTTAGCGGCAGAATTGACGCCGTTAACGCAAAAGTGCGGTATCAATTTAAATATTTTGGCTGTTGATCGCATTGCAGAAGCGGTCGCCTTAGCAAAAGACAATGCCAAGCAAAATGACTTAAAGGTTAACTTTTTACAAAGTGTGTGGTTTGATGCACTTAATCCAGAGATTCGCTTTGATTTGATTGTCAGTAACCCCCCTTACATTGATAAAAACGACCCGCATTTGACACAAGGTGATGTCCGTTTTGAGCCTTTATCTGCCTTAGTCGCCGCGGAAGAGGGGTATGCCGATATCCGCCATATTATTGAACAAGCCCCTTTGTTTTTAAAGCCACAAGGGGCGTTATTACTCGAACATGGCTGGCAACAAGCTGAAAAAGTGCGGTCAATTTTTCAAAAAAATTTATGGCATAAAGTTGCGACGCTAAAAGATTATAGTGGGAATGAAAGGGTAACCTTAGGTTGTTGGAGGTGAGTAGAATGAACTATGTGAAAAAAGCCCTATATGATGA
It contains:
- the argS gene encoding arginine--tRNA ligase, producing MNIQSILSHKIQQAMIASGADTQSDALVRQSAKVQFGDYQANGIMAAAKKLGRNPREFAQQVIEQLDLSEIAEKIEIAGPGFINLFLDKNWLAEQISLAVNDDKLGIQATETQTVVADYSSPNVAKEMHVGHLRSTIIGDAVVRTLEFLGNKVIRANHVGDWGTQFGMLIAYLEKVENESASEMELSDLEAFYRAAKEHYDSDPVFAEKARNYVVKLQSGDEYCRTMWKKLVDITMQQNQHNYDRLNVTLTEKDVMGESLYNPMLSDIVADLKQQGLAVEDEGAFVVYLDEFKNKEGEPMGVIVQKKDGGFLYTTTDIAAAKYRYETLKADRALVFSDTRQSQHMQQAWLITRKAGYVPDSFQLEHKNFGMMLGKDGKPFKTRTGGTVKLADLLDEAVERATQLIQEKSTALSAQEKAAVIEAVAIGSVKYADLSKNRTTDYVFDWDNMLSFEGNTAPYMQYAYTRIRSIFNRSELNEQDLSESPVVLSNEKERLLAIKLLQFEEAIQFVAKEGTPHVLCTYLYELAGVFSSFYEHCPILNNEDEQIKRSRLKLALLTEKTLKQGLDLLGIKTVDKM
- a CDS encoding VOC family protein, with product MITFNPSHDLCNQYAEHFVQFRTFEHNIQQLAEIMHLDLSQYEIDHIALRVNTEQSAKYWLTLLLKYGTILSDNLVNGRIIYLIKLDSPLLFLGQSIDVIELPFPKNKSYLVEGWEHIEIVMPFLPHETVEKWVARINHTFLWELSDNLNVKLSEPRVEGEQLLNPSIAVSFVDKQHNPTCIKVHPYHIKKIIEAE
- a CDS encoding glycine zipper 2TM domain-containing protein, giving the protein MKKVTFALAILMSLGLAGCANTDIYSGNVYEGNQAKEVRSISYGTIVSSRPVKIQADSQGVLGGFGGGALGGIVGSGIGGGTGQMIATTVGAIAGAVIGAKAEEKLNQVDSLELVIKKDNGQEIVVVQKYDQSLVPGARVRIVGGSKVNVSVIH
- the prfA gene encoding peptide chain release factor 1, with translation MKPTIISKLESLKERHEELEALLGEASVISDQDKFRAYSKEYAQLEDVVKCFARWNQLNSNMEEAQLLLDDPSMKEMAQEEIEACKTEIEQVEQQLQILLLPKDPNDEYNCYLEIRAGTGGDEAGIFAGDLFRMYSRYAESKRWKVEVLSANESEQGGYKEIIVKVNGEGVYGQLKFESGGHRVQRVPKTESQGRIHTSACTVAVMPELPESELPEINPSDLRIDTYRSSGAGGQHVNTTDSAVRITHIPTGIVVECQDERSQHKNKAKAMSVLASRIVQAEKERQEQAQADTRRNLLGSGDRSDKIRTYNYPQGRVTDHRINLTVYRLDEVMNGKIDELIQPIITEYQADQLAALSEQA
- the prmC gene encoding peptide chain release factor N(5)-glutamine methyltransferase codes for the protein MTYQEWRQFAEHVLMKNKENDPFLDVKSESVLLLQTVTKRSKASILAFSETVLTEVELQQLAQLLMRRAKGEPIAYILGEKAFWSLSLKVSEHTLIPRPDTEVLVEHALDFAKQRVTSAHVSGELSILDLGTGTGAIALALAAELTPLTQKCGINLNILAVDRIAEAVALAKDNAKQNDLKVNFLQSVWFDALNPEIRFDLIVSNPPYIDKNDPHLTQGDVRFEPLSALVAAEEGYADIRHIIEQAPLFLKPQGALLLEHGWQQAEKVRSIFQKNLWHKVATLKDYSGNERVTLGCWR